TGGAgaacaaatttaatttatgaTAACGCttctttaaaactatattatatatcacTCGACTAgcagaaaaatatctaaaagaAACATcttaaacattataaattatttaattatacataataaataaacattaaattatatgCACTGAATTAACGAAAGTCTCGATCACGAAAGAAGAGACGTAAAGAGAAAacgattaataaatatatgtacTCGATCAAGCATCATTTACCAAGCGATGAAAAACgtaattgttacaaaaataTGCACTTTAAGCACCGATTACCGATAGTCTTTCGTAAACGTAACGTAATCCTCGTTATGATCCTTGCGTGATCAGAAAGAAAGAAACCCGAAGTAATTTCGtaataatttaaagtaaaGAAACATGAGACAATAAATAGATTCAATCGAAAATGAGCATGGCTAAGAGAAAAGATAGTAAACGATTGTTTCAGAGATGGCAGATTACAGGATTCTCAACGAATTGCCATATTCAAACAACAATCATTGCTCGACTACGCATCGTATAAAAACAACCCTCTCTCAGCGCAAAGTCTAGTCGGCCTTGTTGATGATGGTGGCATACTCTATGTCCTCCTGGTGCATGTCCTTGTCGCCCCATCCCCAGATCGCGTCCTCGTGGCTGTGCTCCGGCGAGCTCTGCTTGATGCGATTTCCGTCGCCGGTTCTCGCGGCCCTTTTCTCCACCAGCTCGACCGGTACCGTCTTCAGATCGTAGGCCCAGCCGATCCGTGCGAAGAAGTCGATGAAGGCGGTGGTGAAGTTGGCCTTGTAGTCGCCCAACTCGGCCGCCTTGTAGTCCCAGGGGAAGACGTGGTGGTAGTTGTGCCAGCCCTCGCCAAAGGCTCCCAGGGCCACGCGAATGTTGTCGGTTGCGCTGATGGTTCTGCGTAGAGGGAATTAGCAAATCGGTTACACAATcgtcgagaaagagaagatGTAAGGTGGTGCACGCCGAGTGAATGTGTAATGGAGCGCGCGAATCGATTGGAAAAACTTACTCGTCGTACGGTCTGGTGCCCCAGATGTGAGCCGCGGAGTTGACCAGCCACGTGAGGTTCAGCGAGGCTGTGTATCGGAAGATCGTCGCGTACCACGAGTACATGCCGTTCTCGCCCCAGAAGTAGCAGGGGATCCAGGCGGGCAGGAGGAAGCAGAAGATCGGCATCAGGATGATGTAGAGCCTGGACGAAGAATCGTTATTGTATCATGGTAatatgttaaaatttttttattccttaCATAGTTGCAATATCTCACCTTCGTTGCCAGACGACGATGGGATCGGTCTCGAGATCGCTCATGTCAACGCTGGCGCCTTTGGCGATGACGTCGGGATGCTTGCGGACGAGCAGCCAGCCCATGtgagagaagaagaaacctCTCTTGGCGTTGTGCGGGTCGGCATCCGTGTCCGTGAACTTGTGGTGCACCCGGTGATCCCTCACCCACTCGTACAGGTGATTCTGCGCGCGAAAATTCGAATGTAAAATCACGCATACCAATTtcatctaattttttttaaaaccacGATTTTCCTACCTGGAAGGCGATGGTCTGGAAGATCATGAGGATCAGCCTCAGCTGCCACTTGGCTTTGTAAGCTCTGTGGCACCAGAGTCTGTGGGCTCCTGCCGTGATACCCAGCGCAGCCGAGCAGGCGATGAGGATCGCTGTGAAAATCGCGACGAATTAAAATACCGATCTCCAGATACCAAATTCACGAAAATCAATAAATGCAATGTAGGCCTTACTCCACAGAACGGTGAGGATCTTGGCGCCGTGGAAGAACAGGTAAAATCCATAGAGCGCGCCCACGTGGAGGTAGACGAAGGCGATGACGTTCCTCCAGACGATCTTCCACGTGTACTTGCTCTTGTCGGACTTTTGCGCCTCGAGGTAGGTCGGCTTCGAATTCGACACGGGCTTCTCCTCGGGTATGCCCTGTTGCGCGGCTTCCAGGAAGAGCGCCGCCGAATTTCCAAACAGATTCGGCGCCATCGAGCTGCGTTAGACCTGCGAAAAATCGCGCAGTATATCGTTACAATGCGTTGCCGTGCGAGCAATATGCATCGCGGCATATTATAGAGAGATGCGGCGAATCTATGTCGAGTGAGAAAGTGTACGGACTGATGTGTTTTCTAAAATGTAGAATCTTGTTCTACTTTCAATTGTGCGCGCATAACGCGCCGTCAAATTCGATCGTAAAGGCGAATATAATTAATCGTAAATCGAAAATGCCAACGACGTACCCAACGATGATCGGTGGAGAACGAGAGCCGGGATGAATCTCTATAGCACGCAAGTGGATTAAAGATCGCTGCGCTACTTATGCGGCGGCCTATCGGACTTTTGAAAAATGCTCGCGCATCCGCGGCCGCGCTTCGAATGGCACTTGTTGTTTGTACAAGCCAGAAGGTACGTTAAGTGAAGGTAGTTCCGACTTTCTTCTgatgctctcgcgcgcggtagTGGGGCGCTGATAGGGAGAAATGGAGAGGGAAATCggtaagagaaagagagagagagagagagagagagagagagagagagagaggagagatgaTCGGTTGCTGCTCCTTTGGGCGCCGAGAGATGCTGAAAGGAGAGTCGAACGGGACCGGCCGAACCGGGGAAAAAGAGgccagcgctgctttttcagGTCAATGTTGCGCGAACGGAACA
The sequence above is a segment of the Nasonia vitripennis strain AsymCx chromosome 3, Nvit_psr_1.1, whole genome shotgun sequence genome. Coding sequences within it:
- the LOC100115081 gene encoding (11Z)-hexadec-11-enoyl-CoA conjugase produces the protein MAPNLFGNSAALFLEAAQQGIPEEKPVSNSKPTYLEAQKSDKSKYTWKIVWRNVIAFVYLHVGALYGFYLFFHGAKILTVLWTILIACSAALGITAGAHRLWCHRAYKAKWQLRLILMIFQTIAFQNHLYEWVRDHRVHHKFTDTDADPHNAKRGFFFSHMGWLLVRKHPDVIAKGASVDMSDLETDPIVVWQRRLYIILMPIFCFLLPAWIPCYFWGENGMYSWYATIFRYTASLNLTWLVNSAAHIWGTRPYDETISATDNIRVALGAFGEGWHNYHHVFPWDYKAAELGDYKANFTTAFIDFFARIGWAYDLKTVPVELVEKRAARTGDGNRIKQSSPEHSHEDAIWGWGDKDMHQEDIEYATIINKAD